The following coding sequences lie in one Rutidosis leptorrhynchoides isolate AG116_Rl617_1_P2 chromosome 4, CSIRO_AGI_Rlap_v1, whole genome shotgun sequence genomic window:
- the LOC139842987 gene encoding uncharacterized protein, protein MGLCAMRLRVIFNVHGVWEMIEPGTNLDAKENSVAMALFYQGIPKEQIMQIGNLMTAKETCGVFKTRHLGVDRIREVQTLMGKFENLKMKDQEVVDLKTIGYDDVVGRLKAYEERIKVEEIQTEKNQLLFASSDEKAKRKEYRCEDCGFVNSRREDFGRGRGGGRGSERDRGDSRVQRDKSHVKCYKCNEFGHYISECSKWEKNDELNLNRIEEEEPALFLRNYRTGFLKQKFKNIMKPAFHLLVKISQSMVNLEVNFGGEFKPDVKTYSGGLKKQYCMAVCNLVLTNVLAFLKHDIPVVHKRVWLFKDSNLPTKVLEDDENWNAMFDRAMTHNEKLWCISNS, encoded by the exons ATGGGACTATGCGCCATGAGGTTGCGGGTTATTTTCAATGTTCATGGAGTGTGGGAGATGATAGAACCGGGGACAAATCTAGATGCCAAGGAGAATAGTGTTGCAATGGCTCTATTCTATCAAGGTATACCCAAAGAGCAAATTATGCAAATTGGGAATCTCATGACTGCGAAGGAAACTTGTGGTGTTTTTAAAACCCGTCATTTGGGTGTGGATCGAATCCGAGAGGTTCAAACTTTAATGGGAAAGTTTGAAAATCTCAAAATGAAGGACCAAGAA GTTGTAGACTTGAAGACAATAGGTTATGATGATGTGGTGGGTCGTCTTAAAGCTTATGAAGAAAGGATCAAGGTTGAGGAGATCCAAACTGAGAAAAATCAGCTCCTGTTTGCAAGCTCTGATGAAAAAGCAAAAAGAAAGGAATATAGATGTGAAGATTGCGGTTTTGTGAACTCGAGGCGTGAGGACTTTGGACGTGGCCGAGGTGGAGGTCGGGGGTCCGAGAGAGATCGAGGAGATAGTCGAGTACAAAGGGACAAGAGTCATGTAAAATGCTATAAGTGTAACGAGTTTGGACATTACATATCCGAGTGTTCGAAGTGGGAGAAAAATGATGAGCTCAATTTGAACCGGATCGAGGAAGAAGAACCGGCCTTGTT CCTTCGAAATTACAGAACTGgatttttaaaacaaaaatttaaaaacATAATGAAACCGGCATTTCATTTACTG GTAAAAATAAGTCAGTCGATGGTTAACTTAGAGGTAAATTTCGGCGGTGAATTTAAACCCGATGTGAAGACCTATTCTGGTGGTTTGAAGAAACAGTATTGTATGGCGGTGTGCAATTTGGTGTTAACCAATGTTCTTGCATTTTTAAAGCACGACATACCTGTTGTGCATAAACGGGTCTGGTTATTCAAAGACTCCAACCTTCCAACAAAAGTGCTTGAAGATGATGAAAACTGGAATGCTATGTTTGATCGAGCAATGACACACAATGAAAAATTATGGTGTATATCGAATTCATAG